A genomic region of Xanthomonas campestris pv. phormiicola contains the following coding sequences:
- a CDS encoding sigma-54 dependent transcriptional regulator produces MNDARTPPLPRILVVDDQVDVREALRMLLKSAGYGVVGAQSPELALACLRGDEFAAVLVDMNYARDTTSGAEGLALIAQIAAQWPGLPVIAMTAWASIELAVAAMRDGAVDFIEKPWQNARVLAVLDSRIALDRSRRNAQRLGEAQALLLQDGAAGFVAESAPMQRLVEDLLRIAGSGANVLLLGENGTGKSLLAQLLHQWSPRRAQAFVKVNIGGLAPALFEAELFGHVRGAYTDARQDRAGRFELADGGTLFLDEIGNLPLQQQPKLLRAIEDGEFERLGSSRTLRVDVRIVAATNADLDAEVAAGNFRQDLLYRLNTFQLRVPPLRERGADILPLARHYLATACTRYRRPLPALARDAERALLGYAWPGNVRELAHAMERAALLADGTTLGSDDLRLQPASGAVPALSTQLTLEEAEALLLRQALAQQQGNLQRAADQLGITRQSLYRRLGKHGLRSDDGG; encoded by the coding sequence ATGAACGACGCCCGCACGCCACCCTTGCCGCGCATCCTGGTGGTCGACGACCAGGTGGACGTGCGCGAGGCCTTGCGCATGCTGCTCAAGAGCGCCGGCTACGGCGTGGTCGGCGCGCAGTCGCCGGAGCTGGCGCTGGCCTGCCTGCGCGGCGACGAGTTCGCCGCGGTGCTGGTGGACATGAACTACGCCCGCGACACCACGTCCGGCGCGGAAGGCTTGGCGCTGATCGCGCAGATCGCCGCGCAGTGGCCGGGATTGCCGGTGATCGCGATGACCGCCTGGGCCAGCATCGAACTGGCGGTGGCGGCGATGCGCGACGGCGCGGTGGATTTCATCGAGAAGCCGTGGCAGAACGCGCGCGTGCTGGCGGTGCTGGACAGCCGCATCGCGCTGGACCGCAGCCGCCGCAACGCACAGCGGCTCGGCGAGGCGCAGGCCTTGCTGCTGCAGGACGGCGCCGCCGGCTTCGTCGCCGAATCGGCGCCGATGCAGCGCCTGGTCGAGGACCTGCTGCGCATCGCCGGCAGCGGCGCCAACGTGCTGCTGCTGGGCGAGAACGGCACCGGCAAGAGCCTGCTCGCGCAGCTGCTGCACCAGTGGTCGCCGCGCCGCGCGCAGGCCTTCGTCAAGGTCAACATCGGCGGATTGGCGCCGGCCCTGTTCGAAGCCGAACTGTTCGGCCATGTGCGCGGCGCCTATACCGACGCACGGCAGGACCGCGCCGGCCGCTTCGAACTGGCCGACGGCGGCACCCTGTTCCTGGACGAGATCGGCAACCTGCCGCTGCAGCAGCAACCCAAGCTGCTGCGCGCGATCGAGGATGGGGAATTCGAGCGGCTCGGCTCCTCGCGCACGCTGCGCGTGGACGTGCGCATCGTCGCGGCGACCAATGCCGACCTGGACGCGGAAGTGGCGGCCGGGAATTTCCGCCAGGACCTGCTGTACCGGCTCAACACCTTCCAGTTGCGGGTGCCGCCGCTGCGCGAGCGCGGCGCCGACATCCTGCCGCTGGCGCGGCACTATCTGGCCACCGCCTGCACGCGCTACCGGCGGCCGCTGCCGGCGCTGGCGCGCGACGCCGAGCGCGCCTTGCTCGGCTACGCCTGGCCGGGCAACGTGCGCGAACTGGCGCACGCGATGGAGCGCGCCGCGCTGCTCGCCGACGGTACGACGCTGGGCAGCGACGACCTGCGCCTGCAACCGGCTTCCGGCGCGGTGCCGGCCTTGTCGACCCAACTGACTCTGGAAGAAGCCGAGGCGCTGCTGCTGCGGCAGGCGCTGGCGCAGCAGCAGGGCAATCTGCAGCGCGCCGCCGACCAGCTCGGCATCACCCGGCAGAGCCTGTACCGGCGCCTGGGCAAGCATGGCCTGCGCAGCGATGACGGCGGCTGA
- a CDS encoding ADOP family duplicated permease: MSAAIHWAETRQSWRALARKPGYLLLAMLTLALGVATTTAVFALLDQALLKPLPFPQPQRLVTLGLAIDGGHNIAAPGYYPVLRRMPSLRAIGIARGFPVPTNIVRGDASEVVPTISADEGFLRTFGLPMAAGRNFNAEESRPGGPQAVILGHRFWQRYFGGDPAAVGRTLQMEGKPVQIVGVLPADFPWAEPFDLIRNMQPDLAATNLSTNEIVVARLRPGVSVEAASAQTAVVIKELLRNSRHMDETWWRRLQQDPPNALPLQDSLYTSYSGNTLWLFFAAAACVLLIAAINLTSLMLLRALGRSHDSAVRAALGAPWLRLSLPALAEGVLIGALGSLAGLALAWLGLRLLGGWVPLLWMRGEAAHLTGASVLFALLAGGATALLAAALGVVRGRRRDLVAELAGGGRGGWSLQAGRLGRSLVIAQVAIAVVLLIGAALFTRTLQKLAEVPMGFESRSAMVFTLAPVKERYATVGDAMQQTRRIVARLQQVPGIERVGVSTNPPASTQLNWSVSVDDGAPMINSQYRLITPQFLEVFRIPLLAGRGIADGDMAGAEQVCLVSASFAQRYLHGDALGKIVTVPDDGDNSRLAMRVVGVVGDVRHAGPAEPAQPMVYQPLAQMREPMWQILRNFGALTYALRLHAGATGVDERLLRAAIEEVAPQQPITDVQSMNALVASTTGEQKLNLLLVGLFAALALLLAAVGLYAVMAVAVAARQHEFGVRAALGAPPARLRRQVLGEAGVQIGIGLLLGLGVAMALSRLLQRFLFEVRVADPLAIGAVLLVLAAAGLLAALGPARRAARVSPMQALRAE, encoded by the coding sequence ATGAGCGCCGCCATCCATTGGGCCGAGACGCGGCAATCCTGGCGCGCGCTGGCGCGCAAGCCCGGCTACCTGCTGCTGGCGATGCTGACCCTGGCGCTGGGCGTGGCCACCACCACGGCGGTGTTCGCGCTGCTCGACCAGGCCTTGCTGAAGCCGTTGCCGTTCCCGCAGCCGCAGCGGCTGGTCACCCTGGGCCTGGCCATCGACGGCGGCCACAACATCGCCGCGCCCGGTTATTACCCGGTGCTGCGGCGCATGCCCAGCCTGCGGGCGATCGGCATCGCGCGCGGCTTTCCGGTGCCGACCAACATCGTCCGCGGCGATGCCAGCGAGGTGGTGCCGACGATCAGCGCAGACGAGGGCTTCCTGCGCACGTTCGGCCTGCCGATGGCGGCAGGGCGCAACTTCAATGCCGAGGAGAGCCGGCCCGGCGGGCCGCAGGCGGTGATCCTCGGCCATCGCTTCTGGCAGCGCTATTTCGGCGGCGACCCGGCGGCGGTGGGACGCACCTTGCAGATGGAGGGCAAGCCGGTGCAGATCGTCGGCGTGCTGCCGGCGGACTTTCCCTGGGCCGAACCGTTCGACCTGATCCGCAACATGCAGCCGGACCTGGCCGCGACCAACCTGTCCACCAACGAGATCGTGGTGGCGCGGTTGCGGCCGGGCGTCAGTGTGGAAGCTGCCTCCGCGCAGACCGCCGTGGTGATCAAGGAGCTGCTGCGGAACAGCCGGCACATGGACGAGACGTGGTGGCGCAGGTTGCAGCAGGACCCGCCGAACGCGTTGCCGTTGCAGGACAGCCTGTACACCTCCTACAGCGGCAACACGCTGTGGCTGTTCTTCGCCGCGGCGGCCTGCGTGCTGCTGATCGCCGCGATCAACCTGACCAGCCTGATGCTGCTGCGCGCGCTCGGCCGCAGCCACGACAGCGCGGTGCGCGCCGCGCTCGGCGCGCCGTGGCTGCGGCTGAGCCTGCCGGCGCTGGCCGAAGGCGTGCTGATCGGCGCGCTCGGCAGCCTGGCCGGGCTGGCGCTGGCCTGGCTCGGCCTGCGCCTGCTCGGCGGCTGGGTGCCGTTGCTGTGGATGCGCGGCGAGGCCGCGCACCTGACCGGGGCCAGCGTGCTGTTCGCGCTGCTCGCCGGCGGCGCCACCGCGCTGCTGGCCGCAGCGTTGGGCGTCGTGCGCGGCCGCCGCCGCGATCTGGTCGCGGAACTGGCCGGCGGCGGCCGTGGCGGCTGGAGCCTGCAGGCCGGCCGCCTTGGGCGCAGCCTGGTGATCGCGCAGGTGGCCATCGCCGTGGTGCTGCTGATCGGCGCGGCGCTGTTCACCCGCACGCTGCAGAAGCTGGCGGAGGTGCCGATGGGCTTCGAAAGCCGCTCCGCGATGGTGTTCACCCTGGCGCCGGTCAAGGAGCGTTACGCCACGGTCGGCGATGCCATGCAGCAGACCCGGCGTATCGTCGCGCGGTTGCAGCAGGTGCCGGGCATCGAACGGGTCGGCGTGTCCACCAATCCGCCGGCGTCGACGCAATTGAACTGGAGCGTGTCGGTCGATGACGGCGCGCCGATGATCAACAGCCAGTACCGTCTGATCACGCCGCAGTTCCTGGAGGTGTTCCGCATCCCGCTGCTGGCCGGGCGCGGCATCGCCGACGGCGACATGGCCGGCGCCGAGCAGGTCTGCCTGGTCAGCGCCTCGTTCGCGCAGCGCTACCTGCACGGCGATGCGCTCGGCAAGATCGTCACCGTCCCCGACGACGGCGACAACAGCCGCCTGGCGATGCGCGTGGTCGGCGTGGTCGGCGACGTGCGCCATGCCGGCCCGGCCGAGCCGGCGCAGCCGATGGTGTACCAGCCGCTGGCGCAGATGCGCGAGCCGATGTGGCAGATCCTGCGCAACTTCGGCGCGTTGACCTATGCGCTGCGGCTGCATGCGGGCGCGACGGGCGTGGACGAGCGCCTGCTGCGCGCGGCGATCGAGGAAGTGGCGCCGCAGCAGCCGATCACCGACGTGCAGTCGATGAATGCCCTGGTCGCCAGCACCACCGGCGAGCAGAAGCTCAACCTGCTGCTGGTCGGCCTGTTCGCCGCGCTGGCGCTGCTGCTGGCCGCGGTCGGCCTGTACGCGGTGATGGCGGTGGCGGTGGCCGCGCGCCAGCACGAGTTCGGCGTGCGCGCCGCGCTCGGCGCGCCGCCGGCGCGGCTGCGGCGGCAGGTGCTGGGCGAGGCCGGCGTGCAGATCGGGATCGGGCTGCTGCTGGGCCTGGGCGTGGCGATGGCGCTGTCGCGGCTGCTGCAGCGCTTCCTGTTCGAGGTGAGGGTGGCCGATCCGCTGGCGATCGGCGCGGTGTTGCTGGTGCTGGCGGCAGCCGGCCTGCTCGCGGCGCTGGGGCCGGCGCGGCGCGCGGCCAGGGTGTCGCCGATGCAGGCGTTGCGCGCCGAATGA
- a CDS encoding ABC transporter ATP-binding protein — protein MTAIPAPSAEPLIRLHGLGKVFHTDEVETHALAEIALDVARGDFLAITGPSGCGKSTLLSILGLLDAPSGGTYSLNGRSVAELDAVGRARIRNAEIGFIFQAFNLIADLTVEENVALPLTYRDGAERGRIRQRVREVLELVGMHHRHRHYPGQLSGGQQQRVAVARALAGDPAILLADEPTGNLDSRNGEAVMQLLEQLHDNGTTLCMVTHDAAFARRAQRIVHMLDGRIVDEDTFERLRHEQDVALPARAAEPTR, from the coding sequence ATGACCGCAATTCCCGCACCTTCCGCCGAGCCGCTGATCCGCCTGCACGGGCTGGGCAAGGTGTTCCATACCGACGAAGTGGAGACCCACGCGCTGGCCGAGATCGCGCTGGACGTGGCGCGCGGCGATTTCCTCGCCATCACCGGCCCGTCCGGCTGCGGCAAATCGACCCTGCTGTCGATCCTCGGCCTGCTCGATGCGCCCAGCGGCGGCACGTATTCGCTCAACGGCCGCAGCGTCGCCGAGCTGGACGCGGTCGGCCGCGCGCGCATCCGCAATGCCGAGATCGGCTTCATCTTCCAGGCCTTCAACCTGATCGCCGACCTCACCGTGGAAGAGAACGTGGCGCTGCCGCTGACCTACCGCGACGGCGCCGAGCGCGGCCGGATCCGCCAGCGCGTGCGCGAGGTGCTGGAACTGGTCGGCATGCACCATCGCCACAGGCACTATCCGGGGCAGCTGTCCGGCGGCCAGCAGCAGCGCGTGGCGGTGGCGCGCGCGCTGGCCGGCGATCCGGCGATCCTGCTCGCCGACGAACCCACCGGCAACCTCGACAGCCGCAACGGCGAGGCGGTGATGCAGCTGCTGGAACAACTGCACGACAACGGCACCACCTTGTGCATGGTCACCCACGATGCGGCGTTCGCGCGGCGCGCGCAGCGCATCGTGCACATGCTCGACGGGCGCATCGTCGACGAGGACACCTTCGAGCGGCTGCGCCACGAGCAGGACGTGGCGTTGCCGGCGCGCGCCGCGGAGCCGACGCGATGA
- a CDS encoding HlyD family efflux transporter periplasmic adaptor subunit, whose amino-acid sequence MDIAKSPNRSIWRHRRRWLALAVAAMLLLGVVLLGAGRAAPQVSRSEVWIEAATRGEMRREIRANGILVPRQIRWITAGATATVQQQLVDAGARVQADTLILQLANPELDAGLDRARAALAGADADVAALRAALASQLLDQQALQAQADSDWRIAQVKAQAYQRGHDGGAISAIDLTQSQIVEAQQRGRAGIETQRVAAFRQNMAAQLRAAQARRAQAASALAIAAQQAASLQVRAGSAGILQQVDVEPGQRVEVGAKLARVARPDDLLVRLQVPEVLAKDVIDDQPVAVDTHNGVVGGQVARIDPAVRSGSVVVDVRLAPPLPPGMRPDLSVDGRIVLGTLRDVVSIPRPALAAPDTAGDLFVLRDGGARAQRIRVRFGAASSDRIEVRAGLRAGEQVVLSDTSQWNAYATLRLR is encoded by the coding sequence ATGGATATCGCGAAGTCTCCCAACCGTTCGATCTGGCGCCACCGGCGCCGTTGGCTGGCGCTGGCCGTGGCGGCCATGCTGCTGCTCGGCGTGGTCCTGTTGGGTGCGGGCCGCGCCGCGCCGCAGGTAAGCCGCAGCGAGGTGTGGATCGAGGCGGCCACGCGCGGCGAGATGCGCCGCGAGATCCGCGCCAACGGCATACTGGTACCGCGGCAGATCCGCTGGATCACCGCCGGCGCCACCGCCACCGTGCAGCAGCAACTGGTCGATGCCGGCGCGCGGGTGCAGGCGGACACGCTGATCCTGCAGCTGGCCAATCCCGAGCTGGACGCCGGCCTGGACCGCGCCCGCGCCGCACTGGCCGGCGCCGATGCCGACGTGGCCGCGCTGCGTGCCGCGCTGGCCTCGCAACTGCTGGACCAGCAGGCGCTGCAGGCGCAGGCCGACTCGGACTGGCGCATCGCGCAGGTCAAGGCGCAGGCCTACCAGCGCGGCCACGACGGCGGCGCGATCTCGGCGATCGACCTGACCCAGAGCCAGATCGTCGAGGCGCAGCAGCGCGGCCGCGCCGGCATCGAAACCCAGCGCGTGGCCGCCTTCCGCCAGAACATGGCCGCGCAGCTGCGCGCCGCCCAGGCGCGGCGCGCGCAGGCCGCCAGCGCCCTGGCCATCGCCGCGCAACAGGCCGCTTCGCTGCAGGTGCGCGCCGGCAGCGCCGGCATCCTCCAGCAGGTGGACGTGGAACCCGGCCAGCGCGTCGAGGTCGGCGCCAAGCTGGCGCGGGTGGCGCGCCCGGACGACCTGCTGGTGCGGCTGCAGGTGCCCGAGGTGCTGGCCAAGGACGTGATCGACGACCAGCCGGTCGCCGTGGACACGCACAACGGCGTGGTCGGCGGGCAAGTGGCGCGGATCGACCCGGCCGTGCGCAGCGGCAGCGTGGTGGTCGACGTGCGGCTGGCGCCGCCGTTGCCGCCGGGCATGCGCCCGGACCTGTCGGTGGACGGCCGCATCGTGCTCGGCACGCTGCGCGACGTGGTCAGCATCCCGCGCCCGGCGCTGGCCGCACCCGATACCGCCGGCGACCTGTTCGTGCTGCGCGACGGCGGCGCGCGCGCGCAACGCATCCGCGTGCGCTTCGGCGCCGCTTCCAGCGACCGCATCGAAGTGCGTGCCGGCCTGCGCGCCGGCGAGCAGGTCGTGCTGTCCGATACCAGCCAGTGGAACGCCTACGCCACCCTGCGCTTACGCTAG
- a CDS encoding glycerophosphodiester phosphodiesterase family protein yields the protein MKSTLLPLLLLGSALTAPVAAAAAGSAASQARLADPAGGIFVVAHRGCHNPAPAHGFPGHAPENSLSGLERCVALGVDMLETDIRRAADGTLVMFHDATVERTTDGSGKVAEMTWAQLSRLRLRDDEGGADAPLTDQHPVTLEQMLAAAKGRIMLNLDVKAPIYAEVADAVRRAGMQRQVVLKTEAGVRSQPLASLPPFDQVNFTPVLLDPPGTDDLLQTMRTQIGGKVRPVAIELPRMRAEQLPAVAALARQQHVRLLVNTLWEGFVAGYGGDADALRDPDAVWGRLYRAGIGAFQTDEPEALLRYRAWLEKKR from the coding sequence ATGAAATCCACTCTGTTGCCGCTCCTGCTGCTGGGCAGCGCGCTGACCGCTCCCGTCGCCGCGGCCGCCGCCGGCAGCGCCGCCAGCCAGGCGCGCCTGGCCGATCCCGCCGGCGGCATCTTCGTCGTCGCCCATCGCGGCTGCCACAATCCGGCGCCCGCGCACGGCTTCCCCGGGCATGCGCCGGAGAACTCGCTGTCCGGCCTGGAGCGCTGCGTGGCGCTGGGCGTGGACATGCTGGAAACCGACATCCGCCGCGCCGCCGACGGCACCCTGGTGATGTTCCACGACGCCACCGTCGAGCGCACCACCGACGGCAGCGGCAAGGTCGCCGAGATGACCTGGGCGCAGCTGTCGCGGCTGCGTCTGCGCGACGACGAGGGCGGCGCCGATGCGCCGCTCACCGACCAGCATCCGGTGACCCTGGAGCAGATGCTGGCCGCGGCCAAGGGCCGGATCATGCTCAATCTCGACGTCAAGGCGCCGATCTATGCGGAGGTGGCGGACGCGGTGCGGCGTGCGGGCATGCAGCGCCAGGTGGTGCTCAAGACCGAGGCCGGCGTGCGCAGCCAGCCGCTGGCGTCGCTGCCGCCGTTCGACCAGGTCAACTTCACCCCGGTGCTGCTCGATCCGCCCGGCACCGACGACCTGCTGCAGACCATGCGCACCCAGATCGGCGGCAAGGTGCGTCCGGTCGCGATCGAACTGCCGCGGATGCGCGCCGAGCAGTTGCCGGCGGTGGCCGCGTTGGCCAGGCAGCAGCACGTGCGGTTGCTGGTCAACACGCTGTGGGAAGGGTTCGTCGCCGGTTACGGCGGCGACGCCGACGCGTTGCGCGATCCGGATGCAGTGTGGGGGCGGCTGTACCGCGCCGGGATCGGTGCGTTCCAGACCGACGAGCCGGAAGCCCTGCTGCGCTACCGCGCTTGGCTCGAAAAAAAGCGCTGA
- a CDS encoding TonB-dependent receptor — MTRSHHRHQRTLLVCLLAASCQAALAQQATMPLPPAAADTDTTDVAAAAPSAASPPAAAAKTLDSVVVTGVRKANAAAMESKRAATNITDVVSSTDVRALPDTTIVEALRRIPGLSVLPATDNEHPRDEAATPVLRGLGPSYNNVTIDGLTVASPGTPNGTLGSITRGVRLDILPASMVSELQVVKTFTPDLDPNATGGAINLRTRSAFENGGKPFFTSEAALGHANDVGKPRDQDDPGYRLGATGSTTFGSDRQYGLTLSGNYQTLSSYTETHMTTDTVHYGFYDGNGVLQSGSNLGNGWAVPQQDKYWYVMDKRDRYGLTGKFEAHPSADLQAYVTAGYYYFKDDMQRNELLIDPRNRNRVANQTATSGSYPAGDIEVGYSSQVTTTRTKLGQAGMEWRPDDHQVLSARGSWSDATYDEPIQMFKYVTGASRPAAVAVGQSGPGVTVTPTANYAFNYDTSALNQRFPVAPQAYYDYDNYSLLYWRPDYKRSARDRILTGRLDYAFNQGEQDRGLGFGAGLSYTTDKPSFNIYRDEYQPNRSAPALNIADVLAPSNAPLRYLGLNLITIDPDKARRVLQSTPLSAFNSTDQSAFSNQDNFTHTEKIFGAYGLVSYRAEAFNVEAGLHYDDTDQSTVGRQRQLDTASGKYVYVDAPTDSHYANLLPSAIMTYHLSDRLDLRAGASRTLGRPPYDAYAARTSIGFVNSTDAGNPNAQGVTVTVGNPDIKPRISTNLDLSLEWRLPDDFDGMLAAAVFNKRIQDEIFTLSRTDQFSFNGTTYSNVLISTPANASKAHIRGLELSAVLNTLLPGVPALSGLGGSANLALLDGGMDVPYSVGSAPNVSQRQRSVDRLVGQPGYTANASLFYSVGGLELRAAYNRQGKALRAIVSNIDWQDLYWSPRSQLDLSATYAVNKQVSVVGQVSNVTHSRITSVTGPGENLLKDTYSVPTTYWFGIRFTPSL, encoded by the coding sequence ATGACGCGATCGCACCACCGCCACCAGCGCACGTTGCTGGTGTGCCTGCTTGCCGCCAGTTGCCAGGCCGCCCTCGCGCAGCAGGCGACGATGCCGTTGCCGCCGGCCGCCGCGGACACCGACACCACCGATGTCGCCGCCGCTGCGCCGTCCGCCGCATCGCCGCCGGCGGCCGCGGCCAAGACCCTGGACAGCGTGGTCGTCACCGGCGTGCGCAAGGCCAATGCCGCGGCGATGGAGAGCAAGCGCGCGGCGACCAACATCACCGACGTGGTCAGTTCCACCGACGTGCGCGCGCTGCCGGACACCACCATCGTCGAGGCGCTGCGCCGCATCCCCGGCCTGTCGGTGCTGCCGGCGACCGACAACGAGCATCCGCGCGACGAGGCCGCCACGCCGGTGCTGCGCGGCCTCGGCCCGTCCTACAACAACGTCACCATCGACGGCCTGACCGTGGCCTCGCCGGGCACGCCGAACGGCACGCTCGGCTCGATCACCCGCGGCGTGCGCCTGGACATCCTGCCGGCGTCGATGGTCAGCGAACTGCAGGTGGTCAAGACCTTCACCCCCGACCTGGATCCCAACGCCACCGGCGGCGCGATCAACCTGCGCACGCGCAGCGCGTTCGAGAACGGCGGCAAGCCGTTCTTCACCAGCGAGGCCGCGCTGGGCCATGCCAACGACGTCGGCAAGCCGCGCGACCAGGACGATCCCGGTTATCGCCTCGGCGCCACCGGCAGCACCACCTTCGGCAGCGACCGGCAGTACGGCCTGACCCTGTCGGGCAACTACCAGACGCTGAGCAGCTACACCGAAACCCACATGACCACCGACACGGTGCACTACGGGTTCTACGACGGCAACGGCGTGCTGCAGAGCGGCAGCAATCTCGGCAACGGCTGGGCGGTGCCGCAGCAGGACAAGTACTGGTACGTGATGGACAAGCGCGACCGCTACGGCCTGACCGGCAAGTTCGAGGCGCATCCCAGCGCCGACCTGCAGGCCTACGTCACCGCCGGCTACTATTATTTCAAGGACGACATGCAGCGCAACGAGCTGCTCATCGATCCGCGCAACCGCAACCGCGTCGCCAACCAGACCGCGACCTCCGGCAGCTATCCGGCCGGCGACATCGAGGTCGGCTATTCCAGCCAGGTCACCACCACCCGCACCAAGCTCGGCCAGGCCGGCATGGAATGGCGGCCGGACGACCACCAGGTGCTGTCCGCGCGCGGCTCGTGGTCGGATGCGACCTACGACGAGCCGATCCAGATGTTCAAGTACGTCACCGGCGCCTCGCGCCCGGCGGCGGTCGCGGTCGGCCAGTCCGGCCCTGGCGTCACCGTCACTCCCACCGCCAACTACGCCTTCAACTACGACACCTCGGCGCTGAACCAGCGCTTCCCGGTGGCGCCGCAGGCGTACTACGACTACGACAACTACAGCCTGTTGTACTGGCGTCCGGACTACAAGCGCAGCGCGCGCGACCGCATCCTCACCGGACGCCTGGACTACGCCTTCAATCAGGGCGAGCAGGACCGCGGGCTTGGCTTCGGCGCCGGCCTGTCCTATACCACCGACAAGCCGTCGTTCAATATTTATCGCGACGAATACCAGCCCAACCGCAGCGCGCCGGCGCTGAACATCGCCGACGTGCTGGCGCCGTCCAACGCGCCGCTGCGCTATCTGGGCCTGAACCTGATCACCATCGATCCGGACAAGGCCCGGCGCGTGCTGCAGTCCACGCCGCTGAGCGCGTTCAACAGCACCGACCAGTCGGCCTTCAGCAACCAGGACAACTTCACCCATACCGAAAAGATCTTCGGCGCCTACGGCCTGGTCAGCTACCGTGCCGAGGCGTTCAACGTGGAGGCCGGCCTGCACTACGACGACACCGACCAGTCCACCGTCGGCCGCCAGCGCCAGCTGGATACGGCCAGCGGCAAGTACGTCTACGTCGATGCGCCGACCGATTCGCACTACGCCAACCTGCTGCCGTCGGCGATCATGACCTACCACCTCAGCGACCGCCTCGACCTGCGTGCCGGCGCCAGCCGCACGCTCGGCCGCCCGCCGTACGACGCCTACGCCGCGCGCACCTCGATCGGCTTCGTCAACAGCACCGACGCCGGCAATCCCAACGCGCAGGGCGTGACCGTGACCGTGGGCAATCCGGACATCAAGCCGCGCATCTCGACCAATCTGGACCTGTCGCTGGAATGGCGCCTGCCCGACGATTTCGACGGCATGCTCGCCGCGGCGGTGTTCAACAAGCGCATCCAGGACGAGATCTTCACCCTGTCGCGCACCGACCAGTTCAGCTTCAACGGCACCACCTATTCGAACGTGTTGATCAGCACTCCGGCCAATGCATCCAAGGCGCATATCCGCGGCCTGGAACTGAGCGCGGTGCTCAACACCCTGTTGCCGGGCGTGCCGGCGCTGTCCGGACTGGGCGGCAGCGCCAACCTGGCCTTGCTCGATGGCGGCATGGACGTGCCGTACAGCGTCGGCAGCGCGCCGAACGTGAGCCAGCGCCAGCGCAGCGTCGATCGCCTGGTCGGCCAGCCCGGCTACACCGCCAACGCCTCGCTGTTCTACAGCGTCGGCGGGCTGGAACTGCGCGCGGCCTACAACCGCCAGGGCAAGGCGTTGCGCGCCATCGTCAGCAACATCGACTGGCAGGACCTGTACTGGTCGCCGCGCTCGCAGCTGGACCTGTCGGCGACCTATGCGGTCAACAAGCAGGTCAGCGTGGTCGGCCAGGTCAGCAACGTCACCCACAGCCGCATCACCAGCGTGACCGGGCCGGGCGAGAACCTGTTGAAGGACACCTACTCGGTGCCGACCACCTACTGGTTCGGCATCCGCTTCACGCCCTCCCTTTGA